CTTGCCGGTCGCGCCCGCCTGCTGCACCAGCTTGGTGGCGGCGGCGATGTCGGGCGCCTTGGACAGCTCGTCGTAAGCGGCCTGGTAGGTGGCCTTGGCCGGGTTGTTCAGCCAGAAGCCGGGGCCGGCGACGGCGTAGAGCGGGTCGGCCGCGCCGCCGTAGATCGCCTTGGCGATGCCGACGCGGTCGATCGCCGCGCTCAGCGCCTGCCGGGTGCGGGCGTCGGCCAGGCCGCCCGAGAAGCTGGAGACGATCAGGTCGACGTTCTGCGTGGTGGAGCCGGACTCGCCGATGTAGAGCTTGCCCGCCGCGGCCTTGCCCAACTGGGCGATGGTGGAGGACTGCAGGTCGAACGCGCCCTGGACCGTTCCGGAGGAGAGGGCGTTGGCGAGCGCGGAGGGGTCGGCCAGGAACTTGAAGGTGACCGTCTCCGCCTTGCCCGCGTGGCTCGGGTCCCAGTAGTTGGCGTTCTTCTTCAGCACCATCTGGTTGGTGCCGTCGAAGGACTGCACGGTGTAGGGGCCGGCGCAGACGACGCCGACGTTGGCGTTGCCGAAGTTGGCGCCCGCCTTGACCGCGAACGACTTCTCGACCACGGCGGCCGCCAGGATGCCGAGGTTGCGCACGAAGATGTAGTCGGGCTTGGTCAGACTGACCGTCACCTCGTGCGGCCCGGTGGCCTTGACGGTGTCGACGTCGTTGAAGGAGTCGGCGTAGTTGCTCGCCACGGCCGGGTCGAGGTTGCGGACCAGGCTGTAGACGACGTCGTCGGTGGTGACCGGCTTGCCGTCGCTGAAGGTGGCGCGCGGGTCGAGCTCGACGACGACGTGCTTCGAGTCC
This genomic interval from Streptacidiphilus rugosus AM-16 contains the following:
- a CDS encoding ABC transporter substrate-binding protein; the encoded protein is MNTRLLRAALSGTAVALLATACGSGGAAKTPDAKSNFSTSQVTTAPGTQPLSSLTWSGDYRAPYSEDPVKTADYPEETILGNVCEPLIRVAADYTMHPGIAKSWSQPDSKHVVVELDPRATFSDGKPVTTDDVVYSLVRNLDPAVASNYADSFNDVDTVKATGPHEVTVSLTKPDYIFVRNLGILAAAVVEKSFAVKAGANFGNANVGVVCAGPYTVQSFDGTNQMVLKKNANYWDPSHAGKAETVTFKFLADPSALANALSSGTVQGAFDLQSSTIAQLGKAAAGKLYIGESGSTTQNVDLIVSSFSGGLADARTRQALSAAIDRVGIAKAIYGGAADPLYAVAGPGFWLNNPAKATYQAAYDELSKAPDIAAATKLVQQAGATGKQVSIAYAAGTPSQTQLAQVLQQTGQAIGLKVKLVGLPDQQYGSLFTDPKARASYDGFLTINYMEYPEAATMYASYGTKSGVQNFNGYANPGVQAALDAAQATDDPQARAQQVLKAQQLLSQDLPWIPIVQPRALLFQSKAVTGAPLTFSYMDNAWVTAVGAP